In Mytilus edulis chromosome 7, xbMytEdul2.2, whole genome shotgun sequence, a single genomic region encodes these proteins:
- the LOC139482348 gene encoding protein trapped in endoderm-1-like yields MNNNSSSETIPKDVRMIHNVLATIVSIFGIILNLIILLAILRYRLYKQTVIVFIVNLSVLYCISSGFSVAYIAYNSFTIYNSDSLNPMVCRAFGFITYTISGAELTALCLISFNRYCLIVYMEKYNAIYGKRSNVLIMLFLSWLLYFVLFLLPTTEIWGKMIYDKNRFLCQPFLYGDSFSKFIAYFSVGSTAPPLVFCYVGIICKVNSTRNKLNKVSDTHASRRPKRMPFMIIFILTTFGVLYLPFIFVQGTDPDAVKYDIRIHLVTVYIAWVHLLCNPIIYAVFNQHIQTALKKLFCLKVKNEIFAQTHHTLDVQINVIASQRS; encoded by the coding sequence ATGAATAATAATTCCTCTTCAGAAACAATACCGAAGGATGTTCGAATGATTCACAATGTTCTAGCAACAATTGTTTCTATTTTCGGCATCATTCTGAATTTGATAATTTTACTAGCAATCCTAAGGTACAGACTATACAAACAAACAGTAATTGTGTTCATTGTTAATCTTTCTGTGTTATACTGCATTTCGAGTGGATTTTCAGTGGCTTACATCGCTTATAATTCATTTACAATTTACAACAGTGATTCATTGAATCCTATGGTTTGCAGGGCTTTTGGATTTATAACTTACACAATTTCGGGAGCAGAGTTAACTGCCCTTTGTTTAATTTCGTTTAATCGTTACTGTTTAATAGTGTACATGGAAAAGTATAATGCTATTTACGGAAAACGAAGCAATGTTTTAATAATGTTATTCCTATCTTGGCTTTTATACTTTGTGCTATTTTTGCTTCCAACAACTGAAATATGGGGCAAAATGATTTATGATAAAAACCGATTTCTATGTCAGCCATTTTTATACGGAGACAGCTTTTCAAAATTCATTGCCTACTTCTCTGTTGGAAGTACAGCGCCACCTTTAGTTTTCTGTTACGTAGGAATAATCTGTAAAGTGAATTCCACTCGTAATAAGCTAAACAAGGTTAGTGATACTCATGCTAGCAGACGGCCTAAAAGAATGCCATTCATGATCATCTTTATCTTGACAACGTTTGGAGTTTTGTATTTACCTTTCATTTTCGTACAAGGAACAGACCCAGATGCCGTTAAGTATGACATCAGAATACACCTAGTTACTGTTTATATTGCATGGGTACATTTGTTGTGTAACCCTATTATTTATGCAGTTTTTAATCAACACATACAGACAGCATTGAAAAAGCTCTTTTGTCTGAaggtaaaaaatgaaatttttgctCAAACTCACCATACTTTGGATGTACAAATTAATGTTATAGCTTCACAGAGGTCATGA